One segment of Drosophila ananassae strain 14024-0371.13 chromosome 3R, ASM1763931v2, whole genome shotgun sequence DNA contains the following:
- the LOC6497937 gene encoding uncharacterized protein LOC6497937: protein MRRPEWLLLLAFVATASSAVAPRRRRHSTVMESPTSSPTDWSFGLGPEMSLVRRVYDECQDTNDFIGCLKQKALHALTRALDQDSIKIADGLVLEKQNHSEAESILGSLTDARQFGNLAPIDRALLSKADKLIRTHTLKIDIASGGDEDASVGRGHKHGHKKKHKDGGHIKYVVAALLTAMGIAGPVGLKALAAIAGKALVISKVALTIAGIIALKKLFSHDHSEETSFQVHAGDHNRRNTYVIRPVSKTNGGAAAGTVGVTAAGGSSSVDPYRYYYEYHQQ, encoded by the exons ATGAGGCGTCCCGAGTGGCTGCTTCTCCTGGCGTTCGTGGCGACCGCCTCGTCGGCAGTGGCTCCAAGGCGGAGACGTCACAGCACAGTAATGGAATCGCCCACCTCCAGTCCCACCGATTGGAGCTTCGGCCTAGGCCCGGAGATGAGTCTCGTGAGAAGGGTGTACGATGAGTGCCAGGATACCAACGACTTCATCGGTTGCCTCAAACAAAAGGCTCTGCATGCCCTTACTCGCGCCCTGGACCAGGACTCCATTAAGATCGCCGATGGCCTCGTGCTCGAAAAGCAAAACCACAGCGAAGCGGAAAGCATCCTGGGGTCTCTAACGGATGCCCGTCAGTTCGGCAACCTGGCCCCCATCGATCGGGCCCTCCTGTCCAAGGCGGATAAGCTCATAAGGACGCACACGCTTAAGATCGACATCGCTAGCGGTGGGGACGAGGATGCCAGCGTAGGACGAGGACACAAACATGGACATAAGAAAAAGCACAAGGACGGCGGCCACATTAAGTACGTGGTGGCAGCCTTGCTTACCGCCATGGGCATCGCCGGTCCCGTAGGTCTCAAGGCTCTAGCGGCGATTGCCGGCAAGGCGCTGGTCATCAGCAAGGTGGCCCTGACCATAGCAGGGATCATTGCACTAAAGAAGCTCTTCTCGCACGACCACAGCGAGGAGACCAGTTTTCAGGTGCACGCCGGTGATCACAACAG ACGCAACACCTACGTGATCCGGCCAGTGTCGAAAACGAATGGCGGGGCAGCAGCCGGAACTGTGGGCGTAACCGCCGCAGGTGGCAGCTCTTCGGTGGATCCATATCGCTACTACTACGAGTACCACCAGCAGTAA